In Tripterygium wilfordii isolate XIE 37 chromosome 15, ASM1340144v1, whole genome shotgun sequence, one DNA window encodes the following:
- the LOC120016241 gene encoding TLC domain-containing protein 2 — protein sequence MARPSSNRNDTTQAGTFFLATLVLWFVSVCFEILFNNRWELLSIVAGVFFYQTANWVIRFFVSRDPLFVNTSVSLLHSTITSASVVFILVNQYVEIGSNTMFEHSELFGGTWRWAYPALCFSCGYFAYDQLDMLRYRLYRGLIPAILVHHLILLVCFTLALYRNVTINYLILTLICELHSIFMHVRKVRRMAGVRDAKSRVVKIEWVFNWVTFAFARVVAHVLITIKLIVDAPKFGKGVELPLALFGMFGMNLLNAFLGIDLLNAFARERNFQQNNEHSE from the exons ATGGCAAGGCCAAGCAGCAACCGAAACGACACCACACAGGCAGGCACTTTTTTCTTGGCCACTCTCGTTCTGTGGTTTGTGTCCGTTTGTTTCGAGATACTGTTCAACAATCGCTGGGAGTTGCTTAGCATCGTTGCTGGTGTTTTCTTTTATCAAACGGCTAATTGGGTCATTCGATTTTTCGTCTCTCGTGATCCCCTCTTTGTTAACACCTCTGTTTCACTGCTCCACTCCACCATTACCTCCGCTTCAG TGGTTTTTATCTTGGTCAATCAGTATGTAGAAATAGGCTCAAACACAATGTTTGAGCACTCAGAATTGTTTGGAGGAACTTGGCGTTGGGCATATCCTGCTTTGTGTTTTTCGTGTGGTTACTTTGCCTATGATCAGTTAGATATGCTGCGATACCGGTTATATAGGGGTTTGATCCCTGCCATCCTGGTGCACCATCTGATACTCCTTGTTTGCTTTACTCTTGCTCTATATCGAAATGTCACAATCAACTACCTCATTCTGACTCTCATTTGTGAG CTGCATTCAATCTTTATGCACGTGAGAAAAGTGCGACGGATGGCTGGTGTTCGCGATGCTAAGAGCAGAGTTGTAAAGATTGAATGGGTTTTCAATTGGGTCACCTTCGCTTTCGCAAGGGTCGTGGCTCATGTTCTCATCACCATCAAGTTGATTGTAGATGCTCCCAAGTTTGGCAAGGGAGTGGAGTTGCCACTTGCTTTGTTTGGGATGTTTGGAATGAACTTGCTTAATGCTTTTCTAGGCattgatttgttgaatgctttcgCGAGGGAGAGAAATTTCCAGCAAAATAATGAACACAGTGAATAG